From Ignavibacterium sp.:
GATTGGATTGGTTATTGGTCCTGGCGGAAAAACAATTCAGGGAATGCAAAGATTATTCGGAGTTGAAATTGTAATTGATGAAGACGGAACAGTTAACATTGCTTCTCCAAACAGAGAGAATGCACAGAAGTGCAAAGAATATATCAAAAAGCTAACAGCTACTCCTGAAGTCGGGGAAGTATATGAAGGTGTTGTGACAAAAATTATGGACTTCGGTGCATTTGTAGAAATCCTTCCGGGCAAAGAAGGATTGCTTCACATTTCACAAATTGATAATAAACGTGTAAATAAAGTAACAGATTACTTTAAAGTTGGTGATAAAGTACTTGTTAAGCTGATGAAGATTGAAGATGGTAAATTATCTTTAAGTCGTAAAGAAGTGCTTAACAATTCAGAAGAGAATAAACAAAAAGAAAAACAACAATAATAATTCAAAATGAAGCCGGCATTGTGTCGGCTTCAGTTAAAATACAGATGAATCCAAACGCATTAAACAGGTTTTTAAATTTCATATCAGGTTTCTATGAGAATCTGATGTTTCTGATTTTATCGGAAGTTAAACAGGAATCATCTGTTGTTATGACGAAAAGAATTTTTCCTGTTACAAAAACAAAGTTTTTATTTTATGATAAAAGAGATTATAATCAATTCATCTTCAAACCAGACTCGTGTTGCTATCACGGAAGATGGAAACTTAGTAGACTTCTTTGTAGATTATCCTGAAAACAGAAGAATGGTGGGGGATATTTACCTTGGTAGAATTGCAAGAGTTTTACCTGGTATCCGTGCAGCATTTATAAACATCGGAATGAAGCACGATGCTTTCCTACATTTCTCAGATATTGGTCAAAGAACTCAGCAACTTCAGAGTATGCTTGATGAAGATGATCGTGATATAGATGACGAAGACGATGACGAATCGGAAAATCATTCAAATCATTCAAATGGTGAAAATAATCATCAGACTTTCCCGCCAAGATTAAAAAAAGGACAGAACATTCTTGTCCAGATAGCCAAAGAACCTGTTGAAGGGAAAGGTGTCAGAGTTACCTCTTCAATTTCTCTTCCCGGTAGGTTTTGTGTGCTTCTTCCTTTTGATAATAAAATCGGAATCTCCAAAAAAATTACTGACTTCAAAGAACGCAGAAGATTAAAACATATTGCTAGAAGTATCATTCCTAAAAATTGTGGATTGATAATAAGAACGGTAGCTAAAGACCAACCTGAAGAACTTCTTCGTGAAGATTTAAATCATCTTGTAAGAACCTGGAACAGAATTCAACAGGCAGCAAAAAACGAAGAACCACCTGCACTTGTGCATCAGGACTTATCTACAACTGAAAGTGTTATCAGAGATTTACTTACACCAGATGTCTCAAAAGTTTTTATTGATTCAAAAAAACTTTACAGGCAAATCAAAAATTTTGTGCAGGACTTTCAACCTGAACTCACCGAAAAGATTGAATTGTATAAATCTCCGCAACCAATATTTGAAGCGTTCAAAATCGAAGAGCAGATTAAAACTTTATTGGGAAGAAAAGTTCCTTTACCAAGTGGTGGTTATCTTATCATCGAACATACAGAAGCAATGGTTGTAATTGATGTTAACAGCGGAAAGTATGCTAAAAATCTTGAGCAGGAACTTAATTCACTTAAAACTGACCTTGAAGCTGCAAGAGAAATTGCTCGTCAGTTAAGATTAAGAGATATTGGTGGAATTATTGTCGTTGATTTTATTGATCTTGAAGATGAGCGAAATAAAAAGAAAGTTTACGATGAACTTAAAAAAGAATTTCGCAAAGACAGGGCAAAAGTATCGCTTCTACCGATGTCGGATTTTGGTTTGATTGAAATTACACGACAGCGAATCAGACAAAATATTATGCAGGCGATGAAAGATGTTTGTCCTGTATGTGGTGGAAGCGGATTCGTAACAAAAGGTTCTCATCTTGTTTATGATTTGGAAAAATGGTTAAAGAAATTCCGTCTTAATTCCAAAGAATTCAGTTTGATAATTAAATGTCATCCTGCCGATGCAGAGCGATTAAAAGGCGGCAAATTGGGACTGCTTACTAAGTTACAATTAAAATATTTTGTTAAACTTAAATTAGAAGAAGATACTTCAGTTCCTGTCGGAAGCTTTAAATTTTACTCGAAGAAAACCGGCAATGATTTAACAGATTTATTCAAATAACAAACAAGGAGTTTGATATGAAATTTTTTATAGACACTGCCAATATTAATGAAATTAAAGAAGCCGCTGCCTTAGGAATTCTTGATGGTGTAACAACCAATCCTTCTCTTGTTTCAAAAGAAGGAAAAGATTTCAGAAAACTGCTTGATGAAATTCTTGCTCTTGTTGATGGTCCTGTTAGTGCAGAGGTTATTTCAACTGATTATGATGGAATTCTTAAAGAAGCCAGAGAGTATGCTGCTATTCATCGCAACATAGTTGTGAAAGTTCCGTTGATAAAAGAAGGGCTTAAAGCTGTTAAAACACTTACTGCCGAAGGAATCAAAACGAATGTAACTTTATGTTTCTCACCTTCACAGGCATTGCTTGCTGCGAAAGCAGGTGCGACTTACATAAGTCCTTTTGTTGGACGACTTGATGATGTTAGTACCAGTGGAATGGAACTGATTTCTCAGATAGTTCAGATTTACAGAAATTACGATTATAAAACTCAGGTACTTGTTGCAAGTATTCGTCATCCATTGCATGTGGTTGAAGCCGCGTTAATTGGTGCAGATGTTTGTACAATGCCTTTTAATGTTATTGATAAACTTTTCAATCATCCTTTAACTGATATTGGTCTTGAAAAGTTTTTAAGCGATTGGAAAAAAACTCAAAACAAAAAATAATCTCAGGAAATTTTTATGAAACGAACAAAATTCTATAACATTCACAAAAAACTTAACGCGAAGATTGTTGAGTTTGCCGGATTCGAAATGCCAATTCAATATTCATCAATTATTCAGGAACATAAAGCTGTTCGTCATAGTGTCGGAGTTTTTGATGTTTCACATATGGGTGAAATTTTTATAAGAGGAAAGCAGGCATTGGATTTCGTTCAATACATCACTGTTAATGATGCTTCAAAACTTTTTCCTGGAAGAGTTCAGTATTCTGCAATGTGTTATGATGATGGTGGAATAGTTGATGATTTGTTGGTTTATAAAATTTCTGATGACGAGTTTCTTCTGGTCGTAAATGCATCGAACATTCAGAAAGATTTTGAATGGATGAATAAGAATAACAAGTTCGGTGTTGAAATAATAAATCGCAGCGATGATTTTTCTCTGCTTGCAGTTCAGGGTCCTGATTCACTTAAAACACTTCAGAAAATTGCTGACATAGAAATTGACCTCGAGTATTATCATTTTACAAAAATGAAAATCGCCGGAGTTGAAATGATTGTTTCAAGAACCGGCTACACAGGTGAGCTTGGTTATGAACTTTATTTTGAAGGTGATGAAGCAATTGCCGAAAAAGTCTGGAATGCAGTATTTGAAGCCGGAAAAGAATTTAATATTCAGCCCGTTGGATTAGGTGCCCGCGATACGTTAAGATTAGAAATGGGTTATTGTCTTTATGGAAATGACATTGATCAAACTACAAATCCACTTGAAGCCGGACTTGGTTGGATAACAAAACTTAATAAATCTGACTTCGTGGGTAAAAATGCATTATTAAAAGCAAAGGAAAATATTACAAGAAAACTTGTTGCAATGATTTCAGAAGAAAAAACATTTCCAAGACACGGATATGATATTTCGGCAAACGGAAAAAAGATTGGACATATAACGAGTGGAACAGTAAGTCCGGTTCTTGATAAACCAATTGCTCTTGGATATGTTGAAAAGGATTTTTCCGCAGTAGATACAGAAGTTAATTTTGTAGTAAGAGGAAAAGATTTTCCTGCAAAAGTTGTTAAACTTCCATTTGTAAAAAAATAGTTTTCTATGAAGGTCAATGTTCTTTTTTCTCCGATAGTTGCTGATGAACTTTACTTTACTGGCAAAACCACAGTTGTGATTGATGTTTTGCGTGCTTCATCAACTATTATAACGGCTTTGAATAATGGTGCAAAAGAAGTTGTTCCGGTTGGTACAATTGAATTTGCAGTTAAAGTTTCAGGTGGAATGTTTGGAGGACAAACTTTGCTCGGTGGCGAACGTAACACAAAAAAAATTGAGGGTTTCGCACTTGGTAATTCGCCTTTAGAGTACGAAGAAAAAATTGTTAACGGAAAATCAATTGTATTTTATACAACAAACGGAACCAAAGCACTTACTAAAGCTAAATTTTCTGAGAACCTTTTTGTTTGTTCTTTTCTTAATCTTAGTACTGTTGCAAAACATCTTGTATCATTGAAAAAGAATGTTGAAATTATCTGCGCAGGAAGAAATAATTTCTTTTCTCTAGAAGATACTGTTTGTGCCGGTAAGCTTGTTTCGGAAATTTTGTCTTTAGAGCCAGAAGTAGAAATTAATGATTCAGTTGCAGCTTCATTAGCATTGAATGATAAATATGGAAGCGACTT
This genomic window contains:
- a CDS encoding Rne/Rng family ribonuclease, giving the protein MIKEIIINSSSNQTRVAITEDGNLVDFFVDYPENRRMVGDIYLGRIARVLPGIRAAFINIGMKHDAFLHFSDIGQRTQQLQSMLDEDDRDIDDEDDDESENHSNHSNGENNHQTFPPRLKKGQNILVQIAKEPVEGKGVRVTSSISLPGRFCVLLPFDNKIGISKKITDFKERRRLKHIARSIIPKNCGLIIRTVAKDQPEELLREDLNHLVRTWNRIQQAAKNEEPPALVHQDLSTTESVIRDLLTPDVSKVFIDSKKLYRQIKNFVQDFQPELTEKIELYKSPQPIFEAFKIEEQIKTLLGRKVPLPSGGYLIIEHTEAMVVIDVNSGKYAKNLEQELNSLKTDLEAAREIARQLRLRDIGGIIVVDFIDLEDERNKKKVYDELKKEFRKDRAKVSLLPMSDFGLIEITRQRIRQNIMQAMKDVCPVCGGSGFVTKGSHLVYDLEKWLKKFRLNSKEFSLIIKCHPADAERLKGGKLGLLTKLQLKYFVKLKLEEDTSVPVGSFKFYSKKTGNDLTDLFK
- the fsa gene encoding fructose-6-phosphate aldolase, yielding MKFFIDTANINEIKEAAALGILDGVTTNPSLVSKEGKDFRKLLDEILALVDGPVSAEVISTDYDGILKEAREYAAIHRNIVVKVPLIKEGLKAVKTLTAEGIKTNVTLCFSPSQALLAAKAGATYISPFVGRLDDVSTSGMELISQIVQIYRNYDYKTQVLVASIRHPLHVVEAALIGADVCTMPFNVIDKLFNHPLTDIGLEKFLSDWKKTQNKK
- the gcvT gene encoding glycine cleavage system aminomethyltransferase GcvT is translated as MKRTKFYNIHKKLNAKIVEFAGFEMPIQYSSIIQEHKAVRHSVGVFDVSHMGEIFIRGKQALDFVQYITVNDASKLFPGRVQYSAMCYDDGGIVDDLLVYKISDDEFLLVVNASNIQKDFEWMNKNNKFGVEIINRSDDFSLLAVQGPDSLKTLQKIADIEIDLEYYHFTKMKIAGVEMIVSRTGYTGELGYELYFEGDEAIAEKVWNAVFEAGKEFNIQPVGLGARDTLRLEMGYCLYGNDIDQTTNPLEAGLGWITKLNKSDFVGKNALLKAKENITRKLVAMISEEKTFPRHGYDISANGKKIGHITSGTVSPVLDKPIALGYVEKDFSAVDTEVNFVVRGKDFPAKVVKLPFVKK
- a CDS encoding 2-phosphosulfolactate phosphatase; this translates as MKVNVLFSPIVADELYFTGKTTVVIDVLRASSTIITALNNGAKEVVPVGTIEFAVKVSGGMFGGQTLLGGERNTKKIEGFALGNSPLEYEEKIVNGKSIVFYTTNGTKALTKAKFSENLFVCSFLNLSTVAKHLVSLKKNVEIICAGRNNFFSLEDTVCAGKLVSEILSLEPEVEINDSVAASLALNDKYGSDLLKMLNESDHGKLLLENGFEEDINYCSQLNIYNTIPYYVNGVLKLMKEID